Proteins found in one Desulfomonilia bacterium genomic segment:
- a CDS encoding omptin family outer membrane protease, producing MRKVTVVYLVFLLIFGVAGKAFADDLDLFGNNDIKTSRQDKAKNPFAERPDIRLSAGIGYLQGETSYQIGGHFDSPQYGPYDYRFPISELDWPLNVVMGSVDLTASYWRLSGALSYKMNLSDPKQKMEDSDWGAISGDPEDLMDVYSESSVTLDAKIFDGNINFEFLKYKDWGMQIGVGYLWQDFSYVGSNVDQWYPPYPSEPHFYYGGRVIAYDVTYEIPYAQLLVNFNTKKFRGALAYQYSPFVNAEDEDKHLLRSKVGKGYDSGYMNAVRFNCTYDFTKHFFGGLDLSWRQIQTTGYQRQHQEACAENKYQEWWGDIDNEIYSEQRECKLSAGFKF from the coding sequence ATGAGAAAAGTGACTGTGGTTTATCTGGTTTTTTTACTTATCTTCGGAGTGGCGGGAAAGGCTTTTGCCGATGACCTTGATTTGTTCGGCAATAACGATATCAAGACCTCCAGACAAGATAAAGCCAAAAATCCTTTTGCCGAAAGACCCGATATCAGACTGTCAGCAGGAATCGGATACCTGCAGGGAGAAACCAGTTACCAGATAGGCGGGCATTTTGACAGTCCGCAATACGGTCCTTATGATTACCGGTTTCCGATAAGCGAACTGGACTGGCCGCTGAATGTGGTAATGGGTTCGGTTGACCTCACTGCCAGCTACTGGAGGCTTTCAGGAGCTCTTTCCTATAAAATGAATCTTTCCGATCCGAAACAGAAAATGGAGGATTCTGACTGGGGCGCAATAAGCGGTGATCCTGAAGACCTTATGGATGTATATTCGGAAAGCAGTGTTACCCTTGATGCAAAAATATTCGACGGCAACATAAATTTCGAGTTCCTTAAATATAAAGACTGGGGCATGCAGATAGGCGTGGGTTATCTCTGGCAGGATTTCAGCTATGTTGGAAGCAATGTTGACCAGTGGTATCCTCCATATCCCTCAGAACCTCATTTTTATTATGGCGGAAGGGTTATTGCATACGATGTGACCTATGAAATTCCATATGCTCAGCTTCTGGTTAATTTTAACACAAAAAAATTCAGAGGGGCCCTGGCCTATCAGTATTCCCCGTTCGTGAATGCCGAAGACGAGGACAAGCATCTTCTCAGGTCTAAAGTCGGTAAAGGATACGATAGCGGATATATGAATGCCGTCCGTTTCAACTGCACTTATGATTTTACAAAACATTTTTTTGGAGGTCTCGATCTCAGCTGGAGACAGATTCAGACAACCGGATACCAAAGGCAGCATCAGGAGGCATGTGCGGAAAACAAGTATCAGGAATGGTGGGGAGATATCGACAATGAGATATACAGCGAGCAGAGAGAATGCAAGCTGTCTGCAGGGTTTAAATTTTAA
- a CDS encoding acyl-CoA dehydrogenase, with protein MASKWIDERDIRFLLHEVFNIGETLLGKGRYADHDADTVNMTLDAAAKLAVNDIAPTYPDEVQRKPVEATFKDGKVYAPEAYHKLYKLYCEGGWMTTSESYDLGGQQLPAVVSAACANMFLSTNQAFLMYPGLTHGAARLVEDFFQHELRDITLQKMYSGEWAGTMCLTEPGAGSDVGLLRTTAKRNPDGTFSITGTKCFISAGDHDLTPNIIHPVLARIEGDPEGTKGISIFIVPKYRYDATGTIGEFNDVACGNIESKMGIHGNATCTLNFGENGKCIGYLMGEERQGMPIMFHMMNEERQGVGMMGVSLAGAAFLHALSYAKERIQGKEPVEMVLDPNAPAREIIKHPDVRRMLLKMKSGVEGIRALAYFCYYCMDRSFIAETEDDKTKWTGLIEMLTPMVKAYSTDLGMEICSTAVQTYGGYGFCREYPVEQMMRDQKINQIYEGTNGIQALDLLGRKLGMKKGAYFMTLLGEIQSFIAEAKAYEDLADEAKIVEDAMNAVAGLAMGFRGMLKTNPYNPLINACDFLTALSEVLVGSLHCKMAAAAKKGLAATSSAVDKDYYTGKIEGARFYIQRTTALVPAKCQLMSKIEESAHRITEAQFAV; from the coding sequence ATGGCAAGTAAATGGATTGATGAAAGGGATATTAGATTTCTTCTGCATGAAGTTTTCAACATTGGTGAGACTCTGCTCGGCAAGGGCCGCTATGCGGACCACGATGCCGACACGGTCAATATGACGCTCGATGCAGCAGCAAAACTGGCTGTTAACGACATAGCGCCGACATATCCTGACGAAGTTCAAAGGAAGCCGGTTGAAGCAACTTTCAAGGATGGCAAGGTTTATGCACCAGAGGCATACCACAAGCTTTACAAGCTTTATTGTGAAGGCGGATGGATGACGACATCTGAAAGTTATGATCTCGGCGGACAGCAGCTTCCTGCAGTCGTTTCAGCTGCATGCGCCAACATGTTCCTTTCGACCAACCAGGCGTTCCTTATGTATCCCGGTCTTACCCACGGTGCGGCAAGACTTGTTGAAGACTTCTTCCAGCATGAGCTGCGTGATATAACCCTTCAGAAGATGTATTCAGGCGAATGGGCAGGCACCATGTGCCTTACCGAGCCTGGAGCAGGTTCCGATGTCGGTCTTCTCCGTACGACAGCCAAGAGAAATCCGGACGGCACATTCTCAATAACCGGAACGAAATGCTTCATCTCTGCAGGCGACCATGACCTTACACCGAACATCATCCATCCGGTCCTTGCCAGAATCGAGGGAGACCCCGAAGGAACGAAGGGCATCTCGATATTTATTGTTCCAAAATACAGATATGATGCAACAGGGACTATTGGCGAATTTAATGACGTCGCCTGCGGAAATATCGAAAGCAAGATGGGCATTCACGGCAATGCAACCTGTACGCTCAACTTCGGCGAAAACGGAAAGTGTATCGGTTACCTGATGGGCGAAGAGCGCCAGGGCATGCCGATCATGTTCCACATGATGAATGAAGAACGCCAGGGCGTTGGTATGATGGGTGTATCTCTGGCTGGCGCAGCATTCCTTCATGCGCTTTCATATGCGAAAGAAAGAATTCAGGGCAAAGAGCCTGTAGAAATGGTTCTCGATCCTAACGCTCCTGCACGTGAAATCATAAAGCACCCCGATGTACGCAGAATGCTTCTCAAGATGAAATCCGGCGTTGAAGGCATCAGGGCTCTCGCATATTTCTGCTACTATTGCATGGACAGAAGCTTTATCGCAGAAACAGAAGATGACAAGACGAAATGGACAGGCCTGATAGAGATGCTCACACCGATGGTCAAGGCATATTCAACGGATCTCGGTATGGAAATCTGCAGCACCGCAGTGCAGACATACGGCGGATATGGCTTCTGCCGTGAATATCCAGTTGAGCAGATGATGCGCGACCAGAAGATCAACCAGATTTACGAAGGCACCAACGGAATCCAGGCCCTTGACCTTCTCGGCAGAAAGCTTGGTATGAAAAAAGGTGCATACTTCATGACTCTGCTCGGCGAAATACAGTCCTTCATTGCTGAAGCCAAAGCTTATGAGGATCTGGCCGACGAAGCCAAGATCGTGGAAGACGCGATGAACGCGGTTGCAGGGCTTGCAATGGGGTTCCGCGGCATGCTGAAGACCAATCCTTACAACCCGCTTATAAATGCATGTGATTTCCTTACAGCCCTTTCCGAAGTTCTGGTAGGCAGCCTGCACTGCAAGATGGCTGCTGCGGCCAAGAAAGGCCTTGCAGCGACATCAAGCGCAGTGGATAAGGACTATTACACGGGCAAAATTGAAGGCGCCAGGTTCTACATTCAGAGAACAACCGCGCTTGTTCCCGCAAAGTGCCAGCTCATGAGCAAGATAGAAGAGAGTGCACACAGGATCACCGAAGCACAGTTCGCTGTATAA
- a CDS encoding lysophospholipase: protein MQEKEGMFKSNDGTDIVWMAWLPEGKPKAVINIIHGYDEHIRRYANVVNELVPDGYAVFGVDHRGHGKSGGRRCHVDSFNEYIIDELKFMRDIIKKEYPDTPLFILGHSMGSIIAMNLVENHPEGIKGVVLSGSGSYHGPKTKKSDILLSKIGSKLFPKVHIKFPLAPDFITHDPGILDAYINDKLRCGKITPRLAEQLMTFLIEGARNAGMIKMPLMLQYGTLDISFSKQKELFDSVGSTDKTYKSYEGFKHEVYNEMPEMRAVALKDLHDWLNARI, encoded by the coding sequence ATGCAGGAAAAAGAGGGTATGTTCAAATCAAATGACGGAACCGATATCGTCTGGATGGCATGGCTGCCTGAAGGAAAACCAAAAGCTGTCATCAATATAATCCATGGATACGACGAACACATCAGAAGGTATGCGAATGTAGTTAATGAACTGGTCCCTGACGGATATGCCGTTTTCGGAGTTGACCACAGGGGACATGGAAAATCAGGTGGCAGAAGGTGCCATGTGGACAGCTTCAACGAATACATAATCGACGAACTGAAATTCATGAGAGACATAATCAAAAAGGAATATCCGGATACCCCTCTTTTTATTTTAGGCCACTCAATGGGCAGCATTATAGCCATGAACCTTGTCGAGAATCATCCGGAAGGGATAAAAGGTGTCGTGCTTTCGGGATCAGGTTCATACCACGGCCCGAAAACAAAGAAATCGGATATTCTTCTGTCTAAAATAGGATCAAAGCTGTTCCCGAAAGTTCATATCAAATTCCCGCTGGCACCGGATTTCATAACTCATGACCCCGGAATTCTTGATGCATATATCAACGATAAGCTCAGATGCGGTAAAATCACACCAAGACTTGCCGAGCAGCTGATGACGTTTCTTATCGAAGGCGCCCGTAACGCAGGCATGATCAAAATGCCGCTGATGCTTCAATACGGAACGCTTGACATCTCATTCTCAAAACAGAAGGAACTGTTCGACAGTGTCGGCTCCACAGACAAGACATACAAGAGCTATGAAGGATTCAAACACGAGGTCTACAACGAAATGCCCGAGATGAGGGCAGTTGCTTTAAAGGACCTTCATGACTGGCTTAACGCCAGAATATGA
- a CDS encoding methyltransferase domain-containing protein — translation MLTVDYRRLDLSPGSWVLDAGCGGGRHLSEAFRYKNVHVVGIDMNREDATKAKNTLKIMRHEGEDGGGIGHVSLSDITNLPFADASFDCVICSEVLEHIPEHEKAISEILRVLKTGKSLVVSVPRYFPEKICWALSYEYHNEKGGHIRIYKRNELIKMLEDAGAKLVGSGWAHALHSPYWWIKCLVGHKNDKAWPVRLYHKFLVWDIMKKPFLTRFLDRMLNPVIAKSVVLYLTKGE, via the coding sequence ATGCTGACAGTTGATTACCGAAGGCTTGACCTTTCACCCGGCTCATGGGTTCTTGATGCCGGTTGCGGAGGAGGTCGTCATCTCAGCGAAGCCTTCAGATATAAAAATGTCCATGTAGTTGGAATAGATATGAACAGGGAGGATGCAACCAAGGCCAAGAACACCCTTAAAATAATGCGACATGAAGGTGAAGACGGGGGCGGAATCGGGCATGTCTCTTTAAGCGACATAACGAATCTGCCCTTTGCCGATGCCTCATTTGATTGCGTGATCTGCTCTGAAGTGCTTGAACACATACCTGAGCATGAAAAGGCCATAAGCGAGATATTAAGGGTATTAAAAACCGGGAAGTCTCTTGTAGTGAGTGTGCCGCGTTATTTTCCCGAAAAGATATGCTGGGCCCTTTCATACGAGTACCATAATGAAAAGGGCGGGCATATACGGATATACAAAAGGAATGAACTTATCAAAATGCTGGAGGATGCAGGGGCAAAACTGGTTGGTTCAGGCTGGGCGCACGCGCTCCACAGTCCGTACTGGTGGATAAAGTGCCTCGTCGGCCACAAGAATGATAAGGCATGGCCTGTAAGGCTTTACCACAAGTTTCTTGTATGGGACATTATGAAGAAGCCTTTTCTGACCAGGTTTCTGGACAGGATGCTTAATCCTGTAATTGCCAAGAGCGTCGTTCTTTATCTGACGAAAGGTGAGTAG
- a CDS encoding glycosyltransferase family 4 protein has product MQTDTIKENRNIAGSGTASDAPLRICILTYRGNPSSGGQGVYVRRISRALKDLGHSVEVASGQPYPILDDDIILHKLPSLDLYNPNDLFRTPRISELKSPVNLLEWMLLSSGGFPEPFTFSLRAYSFLKQNKNRYDVVHDNQCLAYGMLGIKKLLPLVTTIHHPITKDRDIEVSAQPNMLRKVQKWRWYSFLGMQKRVARNLEHFITVSEASKKDISSDFKVDATNFNVVPNGINTEIFYPIPGNLRPSNRLIVTNSADTPLKGLKYLLHAVDRIRRKRNIHLTVIGKPKPGGAIEQLVKDLNLNDVVTFTGRIEEEEFAGYYANSTIAVVPSIYEGFGLPAGEAMACAVPVISTTGGALPEVVGDAGLLVPPADDSALEKAIITLLDNPGMCHKLAKAGYERVIRNFTWENTALATANVYKEAIYADS; this is encoded by the coding sequence ATGCAAACCGACACTATAAAAGAAAACAGGAATATTGCAGGATCGGGCACGGCATCAGATGCCCCGCTCAGGATATGCATACTTACTTACCGCGGGAATCCTTCTTCAGGCGGACAGGGCGTTTATGTAAGAAGAATCAGCAGGGCTCTGAAGGATCTCGGCCATAGCGTGGAGGTCGCTTCCGGGCAGCCTTATCCGATACTTGATGACGATATCATATTACATAAGCTGCCGAGTCTGGATTTGTACAATCCCAATGACCTTTTCAGGACGCCCAGGATCAGCGAACTCAAGTCTCCTGTAAATCTTCTCGAGTGGATGCTCCTCAGTTCAGGAGGTTTCCCCGAGCCTTTTACTTTCAGTCTCAGGGCATATTCATTCCTTAAGCAGAATAAAAACCGTTATGATGTTGTCCATGACAACCAGTGTCTGGCATACGGCATGCTCGGGATTAAAAAGCTGCTGCCTCTGGTGACCACGATTCATCATCCGATAACAAAAGACAGGGATATAGAAGTCAGTGCTCAGCCTAATATGCTGAGGAAGGTCCAGAAATGGCGGTGGTATTCCTTTCTGGGCATGCAGAAGAGGGTAGCAAGAAATCTGGAACACTTTATTACGGTTTCGGAGGCGTCAAAAAAGGATATAAGCAGCGATTTCAAGGTTGATGCCACAAATTTCAATGTGGTACCCAATGGAATAAATACCGAAATATTCTATCCGATACCCGGAAATTTAAGACCTTCAAACCGTCTGATTGTAACAAACAGCGCCGATACACCGCTCAAAGGTCTGAAATATCTTTTGCATGCGGTGGACAGAATCCGAAGAAAAAGGAACATTCATCTGACGGTGATAGGCAAACCGAAACCCGGCGGGGCAATTGAACAGCTTGTGAAGGATTTGAATTTAAATGATGTTGTTACATTTACAGGCCGTATTGAAGAAGAAGAATTTGCCGGGTACTATGCAAACAGCACGATAGCTGTTGTTCCGTCCATATATGAAGGTTTTGGGCTTCCTGCAGGCGAGGCAATGGCGTGTGCGGTTCCTGTTATAAGCACAACCGGCGGAGCATTGCCTGAAGTTGTGGGGGATGCCGGACTGCTTGTTCCTCCTGCCGATGATTCCGCACTTGAAAAAGCGATAATAACTCTGCTAGACAATCCCGGCATGTGCCATAAACTTGCAAAGGCCGGTTATGAAAGAGTAATAAGAAACTTCACCTGGGAAAATACGGCACTGGCTACTGCAAATGTCTATAAAGAGGCAATATATGCTGACAGTTGA
- a CDS encoding YbhB/YbcL family Raf kinase inhibitor-like protein codes for MMHYLKLIKLSSLILLFAGFFGIGCGHSSPDAMITNDSNMSLFSSAFSNAGSIPVTYCYNDGSSGPDFKNYSPPLQWTGTPASAKSQVILAWCDNDGSSNWVLYMPGSSAASLVENASASGSLPAGSIQGKNRYGTNLYAGPYPYSDVESYDYVFAVFALDSELSVSSSSTMADVQSAMNGHIIGSGYITGSSTRMILTSNGLSDGGAIPVKYAYLTSSNSLYSSDYYNYNSNPDFTWSNAPSNTRSFTLIVEDQDGNTNWIVYNIAAINTSIPEGSDNARPNPPGSTFGTNDYDIIDYIGPTPASGQLMTYYFRLYALDTVLDEQALGHAYKDQILAAMQGHIISEASISGKFIRLELNSTGRTYSDAYHEYIWDNDYYYRGIFSSINPPFTWNSSGIPAGAVSMVLLGTKMVNYNVADATKTWVLYIPQINPHLYSITEGCSWDRGLFPGNWVQAMTDRSKESDAPNFGYDGFVYYSNSTGRPHPYRFGLYVLASTLGITYNDTYDSVIEALESATVLNKAFAGGYYLNRLP; via the coding sequence ATGATGCATTACTTAAAACTCATAAAATTGTCTTCCTTGATATTATTATTTGCCGGATTCTTCGGAATCGGGTGCGGCCACAGCAGTCCGGATGCAATGATAACAAACGACTCCAACATGTCGCTGTTCAGTTCTGCCTTCAGCAATGCTGGCAGCATACCTGTGACATACTGTTACAATGACGGATCATCAGGCCCTGACTTCAAAAACTACTCGCCGCCTCTTCAGTGGACAGGAACACCTGCCTCCGCTAAAAGCCAGGTAATTCTTGCCTGGTGTGATAATGACGGCTCTTCGAACTGGGTGTTATACATGCCGGGTTCTTCAGCCGCATCCCTTGTTGAAAACGCCTCTGCTTCAGGCAGCCTTCCGGCAGGCAGCATTCAGGGAAAGAACAGGTACGGGACAAACCTGTATGCAGGGCCTTATCCCTATTCGGATGTAGAAAGTTATGATTATGTTTTCGCTGTTTTTGCACTCGACAGCGAACTATCGGTATCTTCTTCAAGCACCATGGCGGATGTCCAGTCAGCCATGAACGGGCACATAATAGGAAGCGGATACATTACAGGCAGCTCGACAAGAATGATCCTTACTTCTAACGGACTTTCAGATGGCGGGGCTATACCCGTGAAATATGCATATTTAACTTCATCTAATTCATTATATTCGTCAGACTACTACAATTATAATTCAAATCCTGATTTCACATGGTCAAACGCTCCTTCAAACACAAGGAGTTTCACCCTTATCGTTGAAGACCAGGATGGAAATACAAACTGGATTGTATATAATATTGCGGCCATTAATACATCCATCCCGGAAGGCAGTGATAATGCACGGCCTAATCCGCCAGGATCCACATTCGGAACAAACGATTACGATATAATTGATTACATTGGCCCCACTCCTGCTTCCGGTCAATTGATGACATACTACTTCAGGCTATATGCGCTTGATACCGTTCTTGACGAGCAGGCTCTCGGTCACGCATACAAAGATCAGATACTGGCTGCCATGCAGGGTCATATAATAAGCGAGGCATCCATTTCAGGCAAATTCATCAGGCTTGAACTGAACAGCACGGGAAGGACATATTCAGATGCCTATCACGAATATATATGGGATAATGATTATTATTACAGGGGAATTTTCAGCAGCATTAATCCGCCTTTTACATGGAACAGTTCGGGCATACCCGCCGGTGCGGTCAGCATGGTCCTTTTAGGTACAAAAATGGTAAACTACAACGTTGCTGATGCTACCAAGACCTGGGTGCTCTATATCCCGCAAATTAATCCTCATTTATACAGTATTACAGAAGGCTGTTCATGGGATCGAGGACTGTTTCCTGGAAACTGGGTACAGGCAATGACTGATCGCAGCAAAGAGAGCGATGCACCAAACTTCGGCTATGACGGTTTTGTCTATTATTCAAACTCCACAGGTCGGCCGCACCCTTACCGCTTCGGACTATACGTTCTCGCATCAACACTGGGAATTACATACAATGATACCTATGACAGCGTAATCGAAGCATTGGAAAGTGCAACGGTATTGAATAAGGCGTTCGCAGGCGGCTATTATCTTAACAGGTTGCCGTAA
- a CDS encoding acyltransferase — translation MIKDHRPYYIKKLDLWFRDFYVERFIKPQLEYLGDGYTFMKPWNVHIFGGPIRIGECVNVISAPDYTVRLTVWPENKGMGSITIGDYCLICPGVRISSANRVVIGDDCMIAGKAYITDSDWHGIYDRVTSMGTTSPVIIGNNVWIGDSVTVCKGVTIGDNSVIGAGSVVTKDIPANCIAAGNPAKKVRDIDTKKDMHKRSHWFSDRERLEMEHDELDRKMLKNNSILGWIRSMAFPKRGD, via the coding sequence TTGATTAAGGATCACAGACCCTATTACATCAAGAAGCTCGATCTCTGGTTCAGGGATTTTTATGTCGAGCGTTTTATAAAACCCCAGCTTGAATATCTCGGAGACGGCTATACTTTCATGAAACCATGGAATGTCCATATATTCGGCGGACCGATAAGGATAGGGGAATGCGTCAATGTAATATCCGCCCCGGACTACACGGTAAGGCTTACCGTCTGGCCGGAAAATAAAGGCATGGGAAGTATTACTATAGGCGACTATTGCCTAATATGCCCCGGGGTAAGGATAAGCTCAGCGAACAGGGTGGTGATAGGCGATGACTGCATGATTGCAGGCAAGGCATATATAACCGATTCCGACTGGCATGGTATATATGACAGGGTGACATCGATGGGTACCACCTCACCGGTAATTATCGGCAACAATGTATGGATCGGCGACAGCGTGACTGTCTGCAAGGGCGTTACGATAGGAGATAACAGCGTTATAGGCGCAGGGTCCGTTGTTACGAAAGATATTCCGGCCAATTGCATTGCGGCGGGGAATCCTGCAAAAAAAGTCAGGGATATCGATACAAAAAAAGATATGCACAAACGTTCACACTGGTTCTCTGACAGGGAAAGGCTTGAAATGGAACATGACGAACTTGACAGAAAGATGCTGAAGAATAATTCGATATTGGGCTGGATCAGGTCCATGGCATTTCCAAAAAGGGGAGACTGA
- a CDS encoding phenyltransferase domain-containing protein translates to MGVEILKAINGHAVDMNLLADSILNLQLPTGEIPWHEGGKTDPWDHVESAMGLSIAGSIDEARRAYEWMADFQNTDGSWYSAYKNGEPEDRTKESNMSSYIAVGVFHHYLITRDKQFLLSMWDTVNRGIDFSLGMQAPGGEIYWAKNSEDKVDTMALLTGSSSIFLSIRCALAIAYILGKNRPQWEKAIVRLRDAIRFRPHLFNSEKARFSMDWYYPVLSGAMTGLQAIKRIEKSWDTFAVEGLGIRCVSDRPWVTMAETSELTIALAGMGKPDLAANVFSWISDKRFDDGTYWCGVTFPDGVIWPEDKITWTNAVVMMAHDALTGITAGSHIFDHSFWESASMPQRRRSLFMGESLRMESSDYAAEMRG, encoded by the coding sequence ATGGGTGTTGAGATATTAAAGGCGATTAACGGTCATGCAGTCGATATGAATCTGCTGGCGGATTCAATCCTGAATCTGCAGCTTCCCACTGGGGAAATTCCATGGCATGAAGGCGGGAAAACAGACCCCTGGGATCATGTCGAATCGGCGATGGGACTTTCCATAGCAGGGTCGATTGATGAGGCCAGAAGGGCTTATGAATGGATGGCCGATTTTCAGAACACGGACGGGAGCTGGTATTCCGCTTACAAAAACGGTGAACCCGAGGACAGGACAAAGGAATCGAACATGTCCTCTTATATTGCTGTGGGTGTATTCCATCACTACCTGATTACCAGAGACAAGCAGTTCCTTTTAAGCATGTGGGATACAGTGAACAGGGGGATCGACTTTTCGCTGGGCATGCAGGCCCCTGGCGGAGAAATATACTGGGCGAAAAATTCGGAAGACAAAGTTGATACCATGGCGCTGCTCACGGGTTCCAGTTCCATCTTTTTAAGTATCAGGTGTGCGCTTGCAATCGCCTATATCCTTGGCAAAAACAGGCCGCAATGGGAAAAAGCTATTGTGAGACTAAGGGATGCCATACGTTTCAGACCGCATCTGTTCAACAGTGAAAAGGCCAGATTTTCCATGGACTGGTATTATCCGGTTCTGTCAGGGGCCATGACAGGGCTTCAGGCAATCAAGCGAATTGAAAAATCTTGGGACACCTTTGCCGTTGAAGGACTCGGTATCAGATGCGTTTCCGACAGGCCCTGGGTTACGATGGCCGAGACATCAGAACTCACAATTGCACTTGCAGGGATGGGGAAGCCCGATCTGGCAGCAAATGTATTCTCATGGATAAGCGATAAGCGCTTTGACGACGGCACATACTGGTGTGGAGTGACATTCCCCGACGGCGTCATCTGGCCCGAGGACAAGATAACGTGGACAAATGCGGTTGTCATGATGGCACATGACGCCCTTACCGGCATTACCGCAGGTTCTCATATATTCGATCATTCATTCTGGGAAAGCGCAAGCATGCCGCAACGCCGCAGGAGCCTGTTTATGGGAGAAAGCCTCAGAATGGAAAGTTCTGACTATGCAGCCGAAATGAGAGGCTAG
- a CDS encoding flavin reductase family protein: MNNEWQKVLDRFSYGIYIVSVKNGPYDNAMIASWVTQCSHEPPQVCVAIRRNRLSHSQILNAGAFSIGILPQGETTLIKRFKIPDWQHKFEGLETRHTILGNLMPQSVIGYLDLELVNTIETGDHTLFIGKAVSGEFLHDIEPMTVKDYDGCYRGNA, encoded by the coding sequence ATGAATAATGAATGGCAGAAGGTTTTGGACAGGTTCTCCTATGGCATATACATCGTATCAGTCAAAAATGGTCCTTATGACAACGCCATGATAGCATCGTGGGTGACTCAATGTTCGCATGAACCCCCTCAAGTATGTGTTGCAATCAGACGAAACCGGCTCTCCCACAGCCAGATATTAAATGCTGGCGCCTTTTCAATAGGAATTCTGCCACAGGGTGAAACCACACTTATAAAAAGATTTAAGATACCCGACTGGCAGCACAAGTTCGAGGGACTGGAAACCAGACATACCATATTAGGAAACCTGATGCCCCAATCTGTTATAGGATATCTTGACCTTGAACTAGTCAATACGATTGAAACAGGAGACCATACCCTTTTTATAGGGAAAGCCGTCTCAGGCGAGTTTCTTCATGACATTGAGCCCATGACCGTAAAAGATTATGATGGATGCTACAGAGGGAATGCATAA
- the pgeF gene encoding peptidoglycan editing factor PgeF, with the protein MNYSNISYNMNGIFCTKDYTGGIDGSAESVKNKLAIGLGSNRVFTLNQVHGDAIVSTSEIISSGIPEADGIISNNPEDALVIRTADCVPVLFTSEEGIFAAVHAGWKGLAKGIIGKCISKMKEMGAHNLSAAIGPAVGPCCFRVGNDVATLLPSKFQRNENGIIYADLWETAKAQAQSGGIEGYKIAVLKICTCCNPELFFSYRRQSGTDERQLSIIGENTGLKLLPGFKVL; encoded by the coding sequence ATGAACTATTCTAATATATCCTACAACATGAACGGGATATTTTGCACTAAAGACTATACTGGCGGCATTGACGGTTCTGCTGAATCAGTAAAGAACAAGCTTGCCATAGGCCTCGGCTCAAACAGGGTATTTACGCTTAATCAGGTTCATGGAGACGCAATTGTAAGTACATCGGAAATAATCTCCTCCGGGATACCTGAGGCCGACGGGATAATTTCGAACAATCCCGAAGACGCACTTGTAATAAGGACTGCCGACTGCGTGCCGGTTCTTTTCACATCTGAAGAGGGTATCTTTGCCGCAGTGCATGCGGGCTGGAAAGGCCTTGCAAAAGGCATTATCGGAAAATGCATATCAAAGATGAAGGAAATGGGGGCTCACAATTTAAGTGCGGCGATAGGACCGGCTGTCGGTCCATGCTGTTTCAGGGTTGGTAATGACGTGGCAACCCTTTTACCTTCAAAATTTCAAAGGAATGAAAACGGCATCATATATGCCGACCTCTGGGAAACAGCAAAGGCTCAAGCACAGTCTGGCGGCATCGAAGGGTATAAAATAGCTGTCCTCAAAATATGCACCTGCTGCAATCCAGAGCTCTTTTTTTCATATCGACGGCAGTCAGGAACCGATGAAAGGCAATTGTCAATAATCGGGGAAAACACAGGGTTGAAGCTGTTGCCTGGATTCAAGGTCTTATAG